A genomic segment from Glycine soja cultivar W05 chromosome 20, ASM419377v2, whole genome shotgun sequence encodes:
- the LOC114402972 gene encoding glycerol-3-phosphate 2-O-acyltransferase 6-like, whose product MALSTFPTVNKCTSIGREKHTVVADMDGTLLIGRSSFPYFALVAFEAGGILRLLFYVLASPIAALLYYFISESAGIQVLIFASMAGMKVSSIESVARAVLPKFYAGDVHPESWRVFSSCGKRCVLTANPRVMVEPFLKEFLGADMVLGTEIASYKGRATGLICKPGILVGKKKADALKKAFGEEKPDIGLGDRQTDAPFMALCKEGYIVPPKPEVKSVSTDKLPKPIIFHDGRLVQKPTPLIALLTILWMPIAFPLACLRMAAGSLLPMHLVYYAFWALGVRVIIKGNPPPKVTKSNPNPNPNNNNDSGVLFICSHRTLLDPIFLSAALGRPIPAVTYSVSRLSEIISPIKTVRLNRDRAIDAAMIKKLLQEGDLAICPEGTTCREPFLLRFSALFAELTDELVPVAMVNRMSMFHGTTARGWKGMDPFYFFMNPSPAYEVTFLNKLPKELTCGAGKSSHDVANYIQRVIAATLSYECTGFTRKDKYRALAGNDGVVIEKGHILKANKVMGC is encoded by the exons ATGGCACTTTCAACCTTTCCAACGGTGAACAAGTGTACCTCTATTGGTAGGGAAAAGCACACGGTGGTTGCGGACATGGATGGAACTTTACTCATAGGTCGAAGTTCTTTCCCTTATTTTGCTCTCGTGGCCTTTGAGGCTGGTGGAATTCTTAGGCTTTTGTTCTATGTCTTGGCTTCCCCTATTGCTGCCTTGCTTTATTACTTCATCTCTGAGTCCGCAGGCATTCAG GTTCTCATCTTTGCCTCAATGGCTGGCATGAAAGTGTCGAGCATAGAGTCAGTGGCACGTGCGGTTCTTCCGAAGTTCTACGCTGGTGATGTTCACCCCGAGTCGTGGCGCGTGTTCTCATCATGTGGGAAGCGTTGTGTGCTCACGGCCAATCCGAGGGTGATGGTGGAACCTTTCTTGAAGGAATTTTTGGGTGCAGACATGGTTTTGGGCACTGAGATTGCGAGCTATAAGGGAAGGGCAACTGGGTTGATTTGCAAGCCGGGGATACTTGTTGGGAAGAAGAAAGCCGATGCTCTAAAGAAGGCTTTTGGAGAGGAGAAGCCAGATATTGGGCTTGGAGATAGACAAACAGATGCTCCCTTCATGGCTTTATGCAAG GAGGGTTACATAGTCCCACCCAAACCCGAGGTGAAATCAGTGTCAACAGACAAGCTGCCAAAGCCCATAATCTTCCACGATGGAAGACTTGTCCAGAAGCCAACACCTCTCATTGCCCTCCTCACAATTCTCTGGATGCCCATAGCCTTTCCCTTAGCATGCCTTCGCATGGCCGCAGGTTCCCTCCTCCCCATGCACTTGGTCTACTATGCCTTTTGGGCCCTTGGCGTCCGTGTCATAATTAAGGGCAACCCACCCCCAAAAGTCACAAaatctaaccctaaccctaaccctaacaacAACAACGATTCTGGGGTTCTCTTTATATGCTCCCACCGCACCCTGCTTGACCCCATCTTCCTCTCTGCCGCCCTCGGCCGCCCCATCCCCGCCGTCACCTACTCCGTCTCTCGCCTCTCTGAGATCATCTCCCCCATCAAGACCGTTCGCCTCAATCGCGACCGTGCAATTGACGCCGCCATGATCAAGAAACTCCTCCAAGAAGGCGACCTAGCAATATGCCCTGAAGGGACAACTTGTAGAGAACCATTTCTTCTTAGATTCTCAGCTTTGTTCGCCGAACTCACCGATGAACTAGTCCCTGTGGCCATGGTGAACCGCATGAGCATGTTCCATGGAACAACTGCACGAGGGTGGAAAGGGATGGACCCATTTTACTTCTTCATGAACCCTAGTCCTGCTTATGAGGTCACTTTTTTGAACAAGTTGCCCAAAGAGTTGACTTGTGGGGCAGGAAAGTCAAGCCATGACGTGGCCAACTACATTCAACGAGTTATTGCCGCGACTTTGTCGTACGAGTGCACTGGGTTTACGAGGAAGGACAAGTACAGGGCACTTGCTGGGAATGATGGGGTTGTGATTGAGAAGGGCCATATTTTGAAGGCCAACAAAGTTATGGGTTGCTGA